A stretch of the Mastacembelus armatus unplaced genomic scaffold, fMasArm1.2, whole genome shotgun sequence genome encodes the following:
- the LOC113140155 gene encoding calpain-2 catalytic subunit-like has product MSGIAATLQHHRDQEQGIGTNSQAVKYLNQDYETLWRSCIQSGQLFQDDAFPALPSSLGFNELGPGSFKIRGVSWKRPTELTSDPEFIVSGATRTDICQGALGDCWLLAAIASLTLNQQVLTRVVPHGQSFKRGQYAGIFHFQFWQFGEWVDVVVDDRLPVKDGELLFVHSAEGREFWSALLEKAYAKLNGCYEALSGGMTTEGFEDFTGGIAEVYELRRPNPHLFHIIQKALSRGSLMGCSIDITSSAESEAVTFQKLVKGHAYSVTGAAEVEYRGSKEKLIRIRNPWGQVEWTGAWSDNSMQWRQVGDEDRQRLSHRSEDGEFWMSFSDFLRQYSRLEICNLTPDALSDDSISKWALSKFEGSWRRGSTAGGCRNYPDTFWTNPQFVIKLEEEDDNPGDGEVGCSFIVGLIQKNRRRMRKMGQDVHTIGFAIYEVPKEFCGQRNVHLNKNFFVRHASAARSETFINLREVCNRFCLPPGEYLVVPSTFEPHKDADFFVRVFAEKQADFQEMDDPVESRVKKIEITESDVDDQFRGLFTKLAGQDSEICAFELQKILNKVVAKRSDIKTSGFSIATCRNMVNMLDKDGSGKLGLVEFKVLWTKIDNYLNIYRQKDVDNSGTMSCMEMRTAVEEAGFRLNNALNQILVARYSDPDLTIDFDNFVGCLIRLETMFGVFNTLDKDNSGTIELNLMQWLKLSMI; this is encoded by the exons ATGTCGGGCATCGCGGCGACCCTGCAGCACCACCGGGACCAGGAGCAGGGCATCGGAACCAATAGCCAGGCGGTGAAGTACCTGAACCAGGACTACGAGACTTTGTGGCGTAGCTGCATACAGAGCGGTCAGCTGTTCCAGGACGATGCGTTCCCGGCGCTGCCCTCCTCCCTGGGCTTCAACGAGCTGGGTCCGGGCTCCTTCAAGATCCGGGGGGTGTCCTGGAAGAGACCCACG gagctgacctctgaccccgaGTTCATCGTCTCAGGAGCCACGAGGACCGACATCTGTCAGGGAGCGCTGG GTGACTGCTGGCTGCTCGCCGCCATCGCCTCCCTGACCCTCAACCAACAGGTCCTGACCCGAGTTGTCCCCCATGGACAGAGCTTCAAGAGAGGACAGTACGCTGGCATCTTCCACTTCCAg TTCTGGCAGTTCGGGGAGTGGGTGGACGTGGTGGTTGACGACCGGCTGCCGGTCAAAGATggagagctgctgtttgtccactCGGCGGAGGGGAGGGAGTTCTGGAGCGCCCTGCTGGAAAAGGCCTACGCCAA GCTGAACGGCTGTTACGAGGCTCTGTCTGGAGGAATGACCACAGAGGGCTTCGAGGATTTCACTGGAGGAATTGCTGAAGTGTACGAGCTGAGGCGACCCAATCCACATCTGTTCCACATCATCCAAAAGGCCCTGAGCCGCGGATCACTGATGGGCTGCTCCATAGAC ATCACAAGCTCTGCTGAGTCGGAGGCAGTCACCTTTCAGAAGTTAGTGAAAGGCCACGCCTACTCTGTGACAGGTGCGGCAGAG GTTGAGTACCGTGGCAGCAAGGAGAAGCTCATCCGGATCAGGAATCCCTGGGGGCAGGTGGAGTGGACCGGAGCCTGGAGTGACAA TTCGATGCAGTGGCGTCAGGTGGGCGATGAGGACAGACAACGCCTGAGCCATCGCTCGGAGGATGGAGAGTTCTG GATGTCTTTCTCCGACTTCCTGCGGCAGTACTCCCGGCTGGAGATCTGTAACCTGACACCCGATGCTCTAAGTGACGACTCCATCTCTAAGTGGGCTCTGTCCAAGTTTGAGGGCAGCTGGAGGAGAGGATCCACCGCTGGAGGCTGCAGAAACTATCCTG ACACATTTTGGACCAACCCTCAGTTTGTGATAAagctggaggaagaggatgacAACCCGGGCGACGGAGAGGTcggctgtagcttcatagtcGGTCTGATCCAGAAGAACCGCAGACGCATGAGGAAGATGGGTCAGGACGTGCACACGATCGGCTTCGCCATCTACGAG GTTCCTAAAGAG TTCTGCGGTCAGAGGAACGTCCACCTGAACAAGAACTTCTTCGTCCGTCACGCCTCTGCTGCTCGCTCCGAAACCTTCATCAACCTGCGAGAAGTTTGCAACCGCTTCTGTCTGCCGCCCGGAGAGTACCTGGTCGTCCCGTCCACCTTCGAGCCGCACAAGGACGCAGACTTCTTTGTCCGAGTGTTTGCAGAGAAACAGGCCGACTTTCA AGAGATGGACGACCCTGTAGAGTCCAGAGTGAAGAAG ATCGAGATTACTGAGAGCGACGTGGACGATCAGTTCAGGGGTCTGTTCACAAAGCTGGCAGGACAG GACTCTGAGATCTGTGCCTTCGAGCTGCAGAAGATCCTCAACAAGGTGGTGGCCAAAC GATCCGACATCAAGACCAGCGGTTTCAGCATTGCAACCTGTCGCAACATGGTCAACATGTTGGAC AAAGACGGCAGCGGGAAACTGGGCCTGGTGGAGTTTAAAGTGCTGTGGACCAAGATCGATAACTACCTG AACATCTACCGGCAGAAGGACGTGGACAATTCTGGGACGATGAGCTGCATGGAGATGAGGACGGCTGTAGAAGAAGCtg GGTTCAGACTGAACAATGCTCTCAATCAGATCCTGGTGGCTCGGTATAGCGACCCGGATCTCACCATTGACTTTGACAACTTTGTGGGCTGCTTGATTCGCCTGGAGACCATGTTCG GCGTGTTCAACACTCTGGACAAAGACAACTCGGGAACCATTGAGCTGAACCTGATGCAG TGGCTGAAGTTGTCCATGATCTGA